The following proteins come from a genomic window of Varunaivibrio sulfuroxidans:
- a CDS encoding nitrite reductase — MFTKPIRSTIVGALTIGVLSSFALAGPAGAADAAKKDDAAKAFEVPKLTDAEHAEANKIYFQRCAGCHGVLRKGATGVPLPTSFTRKRGLQELKDFITYGSAAGMPNWGTSGELSPAQIDLMARYLMLEPQQPPEFGVKEMRATWKLIVPPSKRPTKKMNDLDLSNLFSVTLRDAGEVALIDGNTKKIITVIKTGYAVHISRLSASGRYLYVIGRDAKVNMIDLWMKVPQTVAEIKVGMEARSVETSKMKGWEDKYAIAGTYWPPQFVIMDGATMEPLKVVSTRGFTVDNPSEYHPEPRVAAIVASHYHPEFVVNVKETGKVLLVNYEDLHNLKITSIDAERFLHDGGFDSTKRYFLTAANARNTIVVIDTKKDKLVKKITEGVGSKPHPGRGANFIDPKYGPVWATSDLGDDMISVIGTDPVKHAKNAWKVVRNLEGLGGGSLFIKTHPKSHNLWVDDPLSPDEENYQAVGVFDIDHLDKPIVSLPIAKWADLGPGPKRVVQGEYNKAGDEVWFSVWNGKKQKSAIVVIDDKTRKLKAVIKDPRLITPTGKFNVYNTMHDIY, encoded by the coding sequence ATGTTCACGAAACCAATACGTTCAACCATTGTCGGCGCGCTGACGATTGGCGTGCTGTCGTCCTTCGCCCTGGCGGGGCCGGCCGGGGCGGCCGATGCCGCCAAAAAGGACGACGCCGCCAAGGCGTTCGAGGTTCCGAAGTTAACCGACGCCGAACACGCCGAGGCCAACAAGATTTATTTCCAACGTTGCGCGGGTTGCCACGGCGTGCTGCGCAAGGGCGCCACGGGCGTGCCGCTGCCGACCAGCTTCACGCGCAAGCGGGGCCTTCAAGAACTCAAGGATTTCATTACCTACGGCTCGGCCGCGGGGATGCCCAACTGGGGCACCTCCGGCGAACTGAGTCCCGCTCAGATCGACTTGATGGCGCGCTATTTGATGCTTGAGCCGCAGCAGCCGCCCGAATTTGGCGTCAAGGAAATGCGCGCGACCTGGAAACTAATCGTGCCGCCGTCGAAGCGTCCGACCAAAAAGATGAACGATCTGGATCTTTCGAACCTGTTCTCGGTGACTTTGCGCGACGCCGGGGAAGTCGCCCTAATTGACGGCAACACCAAGAAAATCATCACCGTGATTAAAACCGGTTACGCGGTGCACATCTCGCGGTTGTCGGCCTCGGGGCGCTATCTGTACGTGATCGGCCGCGACGCCAAGGTCAATATGATCGACCTGTGGATGAAGGTCCCCCAGACGGTGGCCGAGATCAAGGTCGGCATGGAGGCGCGTTCCGTCGAAACCTCCAAGATGAAGGGCTGGGAAGACAAATACGCCATCGCCGGCACCTATTGGCCGCCGCAGTTCGTGATCATGGACGGGGCTACGATGGAACCGTTGAAGGTGGTCTCGACCCGGGGCTTCACCGTCGATAATCCTTCGGAATACCACCCCGAGCCGCGGGTCGCCGCCATTGTGGCGTCGCACTATCACCCCGAATTCGTCGTCAACGTCAAGGAAACCGGAAAAGTTCTGTTGGTCAACTACGAAGATCTTCATAACCTGAAGATTACCTCGATCGATGCCGAACGGTTCCTTCATGACGGCGGCTTCGACAGCACCAAACGGTACTTCTTGACCGCCGCCAACGCCCGCAACACCATCGTCGTCATCGACACCAAGAAAGATAAATTGGTGAAGAAGATCACCGAGGGCGTCGGCTCGAAACCCCATCCCGGACGCGGGGCCAACTTCATCGACCCCAAATACGGCCCGGTTTGGGCGACCAGCGATCTTGGTGACGACATGATCTCGGTGATCGGCACCGATCCCGTGAAGCACGCCAAGAACGCCTGGAAAGTGGTGCGCAACCTCGAAGGCCTGGGCGGGGGGTCGCTGTTTATCAAGACCCATCCAAAATCCCATAACCTATGGGTTGACGATCCGCTGAGCCCGGATGAGGAAAATTACCAGGCTGTCGGCGTGTTCGATATCGACCACCTGGACAAACCGATCGTCAGCTTGCCGATCGCCAAGTGGGCCGACCTGGGTCCGGGGCCGAAGCGCGTCGTTCAAGGTGAATACAACAAGGCCGGCGACGAGGTTTGGTTTTCGGTCTGGAACGGCAAGAAGCAGAAATCCGCGATCGTTGTGATCGATGACAAAACCCGTAAGCTGAAGGCCGTCATCAAGGACCCGCGTCTGATCACCCCGACCGGAAAATTTAACGTGTACAATACGATGCACGATATCTACTAA
- a CDS encoding Crp/Fnr family transcriptional regulator, with amino-acid sequence MNAAHLSLLRQVPLFSSIPPVRLEDLLRDAALHEERCGTVLFLQGEPASHFYAVLSGWIKLYRQTSGGDEAVIEVLTSGESFAEAAIFESSVYPVSAETVSNVRFLAVPAAPFVREIENDNALAMHMLASMSRRLRAHVLAIEQLSVKTSSQRLGEFLLRLSRSDADSEVLHLPYDKMLVAGRLGMKPETLSRAFAKLREIGIASNGTKVVIKDRVALQRYCEYMLDDNTIETYHAEARRPS; translated from the coding sequence ATGAATGCCGCTCACTTATCCCTGCTTCGTCAAGTGCCTTTGTTTTCGAGCATCCCTCCCGTCCGCTTGGAGGATTTGCTCCGTGACGCTGCGCTGCATGAGGAAAGGTGCGGGACGGTTTTGTTCCTACAAGGCGAACCGGCGAGCCATTTTTATGCCGTCTTGAGCGGTTGGATCAAGTTGTACCGCCAGACCTCCGGTGGCGATGAGGCGGTTATCGAAGTGTTGACCAGTGGGGAATCCTTCGCCGAGGCGGCGATTTTCGAAAGCAGCGTCTATCCGGTCAGCGCCGAAACGGTGAGCAATGTGCGGTTTCTTGCGGTCCCCGCCGCGCCTTTTGTGCGCGAGATCGAGAACGATAACGCCTTGGCGATGCACATGCTGGCGTCGATGTCCCGGCGTTTGCGCGCGCACGTTTTGGCGATCGAACAATTGTCGGTGAAGACGTCGTCGCAACGCCTTGGCGAATTCCTCCTCAGGTTGAGCCGTTCCGACGCCGATTCCGAGGTCCTACACCTGCCCTACGACAAAATGCTGGTGGCGGGACGCCTGGGGATGAAGCCCGAGACTCTTTCGCGTGCGTTCGCCAAGTTGCGTGAAATTGGAATTGCGAGCAACGGCACCAAAGTGGTGATCAAGGACCGCGTGGCGTTGCAGCGGTATTGCGAATACATGCTTGACGACAATACGATCGAGACCTATCACGCCGAGGCTCGCCGACCGTCTTGA
- a CDS encoding c-type cytochrome, with translation MTKRTIFSLVIAAAFMTNAAIAAADTGEGEKLFKKKCGSCHKMDKNVVGPKLKGVVGRKAGSTDFPNYKALKDADFVWDEEKLSAWIANPKKFIGKRTAMVGKVRSAEDRKAIIAYLKSFQ, from the coding sequence ATGACAAAACGAACGATCTTTTCGCTCGTCATCGCAGCCGCCTTTATGACGAACGCCGCCATCGCAGCCGCCGACACCGGCGAGGGCGAGAAACTCTTCAAAAAAAAATGCGGCTCATGTCATAAAATGGATAAAAACGTCGTTGGCCCAAAGCTCAAAGGCGTTGTCGGGCGCAAGGCCGGCAGCACTGATTTTCCCAATTACAAAGCCTTAAAAGATGCGGATTTCGTCTGGGACGAAGAGAAATTAAGCGCCTGGATCGCCAACCCGAAAAAATTCATCGGCAAGAGAACCGCCATGGTCGGAAAGGTGAGAAGCGCCGAGGATCGTAAAGCGATTATCGCCTACTTAAAGTCCTTCCAGTAG
- the tsaD gene encoding tRNA (adenosine(37)-N6)-threonylcarbamoyltransferase complex transferase subunit TsaD, whose protein sequence is MAALGLAIDTTFDDTSVAIVRGANTVLANLTISQFEDHKAFGGVVPERASRRHLEVIHPLIDRALAEAELSYRDLDWVAASNRPGLLGAILVGLSVAKSLSYALDIPLIGINHIEAHPYAGMIEHDDVTFPLINLVVAGGHTLLIHQRGHGDWTVVGRSVDDAAGECADKVARIFGLPMPGGKAIDDIAMVTAAGDYDFPRPLLNQDNLDFSFSGLKTAMKRFHDAHFSPEGNIAKEPVLAAFFESVCDVLVAKTLRAADRYGVGTITVSGGLAASRRLRRRFADAAAQTDLRLIHPRAALCTDNAAMVGCLASYYYAAGRRDTLDLRAVPNISD, encoded by the coding sequence ATGGCAGCCCTAGGCTTGGCGATCGACACCACCTTCGACGACACCTCCGTGGCCATCGTGCGTGGGGCCAACACTGTTCTGGCGAACCTGACGATCAGCCAATTTGAAGACCACAAGGCGTTCGGCGGCGTCGTTCCCGAGCGCGCTTCGCGCCGCCACCTGGAGGTGATCCACCCGCTGATCGACCGCGCCCTGGCCGAGGCGGAGCTGTCATACCGGGACCTGGACTGGGTCGCGGCGTCGAACCGGCCGGGTCTTTTGGGGGCCATCCTGGTCGGCCTGTCGGTGGCCAAATCCCTGTCCTACGCCCTGGATATACCGCTGATCGGGATCAATCATATCGAGGCCCATCCCTACGCCGGCATGATCGAGCACGACGACGTGACCTTCCCGTTAATCAATCTGGTGGTCGCCGGGGGACACACGTTATTGATCCATCAGCGGGGACATGGGGATTGGACGGTCGTCGGACGCAGCGTCGATGACGCCGCAGGCGAATGCGCCGATAAGGTGGCGCGTATTTTCGGATTGCCCATGCCCGGCGGCAAGGCGATCGACGATATCGCCATGGTGACCGCCGCCGGTGATTACGACTTTCCTCGCCCGCTGCTGAACCAGGATAATTTGGATTTTTCCTTCAGCGGCCTGAAAACGGCGATGAAACGGTTTCACGATGCGCATTTCAGCCCCGAAGGGAACATCGCCAAGGAGCCGGTTCTGGCGGCCTTTTTTGAAAGCGTCTGTGATGTCTTGGTGGCGAAAACCTTGCGTGCGGCGGATCGTTATGGCGTCGGTACGATCACGGTCAGCGGTGGGCTCGCCGCCAGCAGACGATTGCGCCGGCGCTTCGCCGATGCGGCGGCGCAGACCGACCTGCGTCTGATTCATCCCCGCGCGGCGTTGTGTACCGACAATGCGGCCATGGTGGGATGTTTGGCGTCCTATTATTACGCGGCGGGTCGGCGTGACACTTTAGACCTTCGCGCGGTGCCGAACATCAGCGACTGA
- the tsaB gene encoding tRNA (adenosine(37)-N6)-threonylcarbamoyltransferase complex dimerization subunit type 1 TsaB encodes MLTLCLDTTDARYFLGLSREGALENTVSGTAGRALDTEIFPALKALMARGNADLDKVERIAVSIGPGSFVGTRIGLAIANTLARVRAIPVLGIGVLDVLSALGPEEEGATFFCALNCVRDEVFWQKFARRDGVASPQGEIDVRPFDDFAAIGAGVPVIFRAPQMRNTLAFETLNRLSALTLIDGKDAFASLARVAHARRTSGADGGGSTLPTPLYIKPETTRRWQP; translated from the coding sequence ATGCTGACATTGTGTCTGGATACCACCGACGCCCGATATTTTTTGGGATTAAGCCGGGAAGGCGCGCTTGAAAATACCGTCAGCGGAACGGCCGGGCGCGCCCTCGATACGGAAATTTTTCCCGCGCTCAAGGCGTTGATGGCGCGGGGGAACGCCGACTTGGATAAGGTCGAGCGGATCGCCGTAAGCATCGGTCCGGGGTCTTTCGTCGGCACCCGCATCGGCCTCGCCATCGCCAATACCCTGGCCCGGGTGCGCGCCATTCCGGTTCTTGGGATCGGGGTGCTGGACGTCCTTTCGGCGCTCGGTCCGGAGGAAGAGGGGGCGACGTTTTTTTGCGCCCTCAATTGCGTGCGCGACGAGGTATTCTGGCAAAAGTTCGCCCGGCGCGATGGCGTGGCGTCGCCCCAGGGCGAGATCGATGTGCGGCCTTTCGACGATTTCGCCGCGATCGGCGCCGGGGTCCCCGTGATTTTTCGCGCCCCGCAGATGCGCAACACCCTCGCTTTCGAGACGTTGAACCGTCTCTCGGCGCTGACGCTGATCGACGGCAAGGACGCCTTCGCGTCTCTGGCGCGCGTCGCCCACGCCCGCCGGACGTCCGGGGCGGATGGTGGCGGTTCGACCTTGCCCACCCCTTTGTATATCAAACCGGAGACGACGCGCAGATGGCAGCCCTAG
- the tsaE gene encoding tRNA (adenosine(37)-N6)-threonylcarbamoyltransferase complex ATPase subunit type 1 TsaE: protein MMTFAAVLKSLEDTRAMGACLARCLPSGAVCLLRGDLAAGKTTLVKAVCAQYAIAPQAVTSPTYTIANWYEGDVVVCHVDFYRLESPDDLYNLDDGDWLNPDGPTFIEWPDVALNFLKGVDTLEISLGNVDGDTAARRVTVSARGESYGALFSALGALAEVRGLTVLAPGSDKGAHAPC from the coding sequence ATGATGACGTTTGCAGCCGTGTTAAAATCGCTGGAGGATACCCGAGCCATGGGGGCTTGCCTGGCGCGGTGTTTGCCGTCCGGCGCGGTGTGCTTGCTCCGTGGGGATTTGGCGGCGGGTAAGACCACTCTGGTCAAGGCGGTCTGCGCACAGTACGCCATAGCCCCCCAGGCGGTCACCTCGCCGACCTACACTATCGCCAATTGGTACGAGGGCGACGTTGTTGTCTGTCATGTCGATTTCTACCGCCTGGAAAGTCCGGACGATCTGTACAATTTGGACGATGGCGATTGGCTCAACCCCGACGGTCCGACCTTTATCGAATGGCCCGATGTGGCGCTGAATTTCCTGAAAGGGGTGGATACCCTGGAAATTTCACTGGGAAACGTCGATGGCGACACGGCGGCCCGCCGTGTCACCGTTTCCGCGCGGGGGGAAAGCTATGGCGCGCTGTTCTCCGCTCTTGGGGCGTTGGCCGAGGTGCGGGGCCTCACCGTCCTTGCGCCGGGTTCGGACAAGGGCGCGCACGCGCCATGCTGA